A single genomic interval of Corylus avellana chromosome ca10, CavTom2PMs-1.0 harbors:
- the LOC132164556 gene encoding uncharacterized protein LOC132164556, which yields MVLIKEFRIVMPMSLEEYETAQMYMVRKMQQQNTTGTEGIEVLESRPFEDGVHGKGQYTSKVYRLQSKVPAWLTKFAPAHALNMQEEAWNAYPRCKSVLKCTYFTKFQLTIETVHRADNGHSENVHGLSKEQLAARQVEYIDIAFPGSDCWSHLVGRCSLDFSKFKSARTGRGPLLKRWQERSDPVMTAYKLVTIDAPYWGFGRRLELALLAGERALFLESHRHCFGWIDEWYGMTVQQMFELVQQSDSTLNERLVKPALMMSIDHFNGGAHDSEDICGKNSDLHSQQHAHAIDTRSG from the exons ATGGTTCTGATCAAGGAATT TCGGATTGTGATGCCCATGTCGTTGGAAGAG TATGAGACAGCGCAGATGTATATGGTCAGGAAGATGCAGCAGCAGAACACGACTGGTACTGAAGGAATTGAAGTGCTTGAGAGCAGACCCTTCGAAGATGGTGTGCATGGAAAGGGTCAATACACTTCTAAAGTTTATCGTCTACAAAG TAAAGTGCCTGCTTGGCTTACAAAATTTGCACCGGCACATGCTCTCAACATGCAAGAGGAAGCCTGGAACGCATACCCAAGATGCAAATCAG TACTGAAG TGCACATACTTTACCAAGTTTCAGTTAACCATTGAAACCGTTCATAGGGCTGACAATGGGCACTCAGAAAAT GTGCATGGTTTAAGCAAAGAACAGCTGGCAGCCAGGCAGGTCGAATATATTGATATAGCTTTTCCAGGAAGTGATTGTTGGAGTCACTTAGTTGGAAGGTGCAGTTTAGACTTTTCTAAATTCAAATCCGCAAGAACTGGCCGTGGTCCACTTCTGAAGCGTTGGCAG GAAAGGTCTGATCCAGTTATGACTGCATACAAATTGGTGACAATTGATGCACCATATTGGGGTTTTGGTCGTCGGCTTGAACTGGCTCTGCTAGCG GGTGAAAGGGCTCTTTTCTTGGAAAGTCATCGTCATTGTTTTGGTTGGATTGATGAATGGTATGGGATGACTGTGCAACAAATGTTTGAACTCGTGCAACAAAGCGACTCTACGTTAAATGAG AGACTCGTCAAGCCAGCTCTAATGATGAGCATCGATCATTTCAATGGGGGAGCACATGATAGTGAAGACATTTGTGGCAAGAACTCTGACCTTCATTCTCAACAGCATGCACATGCCATTGATACTCGAAGT GGGTAG